The Vicia villosa cultivar HV-30 ecotype Madison, WI linkage group LG1, Vvil1.0, whole genome shotgun sequence genome includes a region encoding these proteins:
- the LOC131627711 gene encoding AUGMIN subunit 8 has translation MDVCESEQALRKHRTGSPRHPLAPAEKNNAITTRRSGTREVSSRYKSPTPASPSGPRRCPSPSGPRRCPSPSPNSFTRTTASSKLLPKRAQSAERNRPATPPSPTSPSTPVHDDVHLSKRAASSRLPETLWPSTMRSLSVSFQSDTISIPVSKKERPVTSASDRTLRPNSNVAHKQVETKNTRKPTPERRRSPLKGKNASDQSENSKPVDGLHSRLIDQHRWPGRMGGKVSSNPLNRSVDHSDKITRMLNSSVPGTGVPSLRRLSLPGEASKPLQKTSTDVARLMSLVENGKIGSEVKSFDDSFHVLRPRKSVSATSSDKTGLAFTGVRSQALISPRSRPASPSRSTTVSPSISRGVSPSHSRPSTPPRGVSPSRIRATSSSNQSNNSISVLSFIADFKKGKKGAAYVEDAHQLRLLYNRYLQWRFANARAEDAFYVQNAIVEKTLYNVWSNTMSMWESITRKRIYLQQLQLELKLNSIMNNQMTYLDDWATLESNHVDALSGAVEDLEANTLRLPLTGGAKADIEHLKVAICSAVDVMQAMGSAIRPLLSRVEAMNNLISEVAIVSAQEKAMLDECEALLAFSTSMQVEEYSLQTHLMQIKQALEVKK, from the exons ATGGATGTATGTGAATCAGAGCAAGCATTACGGAAACACAGAACTGGGAGTCCAAGACACCCTTTGGCCCCAGCTGAAAAGAACAATGCAATCACTACAAGGCGGTCCGGAACTAGGGAAGTTAGTTCAAGGTATAAGTCACCTACTCCGGCATCTCCATCTGGTCCCCGTCGATGCCCATCTCCATCTGGTCCTCGTCGATGTCCATCTCCATCTCCAAACAGCTTCACAAGAACAACTGCATCATCTAAATTGTTACCTAAGAGAGCTCAATCAGCTGAGAGGAACCGGCCTGCAACCCCTCCTTCTCCAACAAGTCCTTCTACGCCTGTCCACGACGATGTGCATTTGTCCAAAAGGGCCGCTAGTAGCCGTTTGCCAGAGACTCTATGGCCTTCCACAATGCGAAGTTTGAGTGTTTCTTTTCAGTCAGATACCATTTCGATACCTGTGAGTAAAAAAGAGAGGCCTGTTACTAGTGCTTCTGATCGTACTCTACGGCCAAATTCAAACGTGGCACACAAGCAGGTTGAAACAAAAAATACACGTAAGCCTACGCCGGAGAGAAGGAGGAGTCCTCTTAAAGGAAAGAATGCCTCTGATCAATCTGAGAACTCAAAGCCAGTTGATGGTTTGCATTCTCGGTTGATAGATCAGCATCGGTGGCCAGGTAGAATGGGTGGGAAGGTATCTTCTAATCCCTTAAATAGAAGTGTTGATCATTCAGATAAGATAACCAGAATGTTGAACAGTTCTGTTCCAGGAACTGGTGTACCTTCACTTAGAAGATTGTCGTTACCGGGTGAAGCAAGTAAGCCCTTGCAGAAAACTTCTACTGATGTTGCAAGGCTAATGTCTCTTGTTGAAAATGGTAAAATAGGAAGCGaggtgaaatcatttgatgacaGCTTCCATGTATTAAGACCTCGCAAATCTGTTTCTGCCACTTCATCAGATAAAACAGGATTAGCATTTACTGGAGTCAGATCTCAAGCCTTGATATCTCCAAGGTCACGTCCCGCCTCACCTAGTAGGAGTACAACGGTATCTCCTTCTATTTCAAGAGGCGTCAGTCCATCTCACTCAAGGCCATCTACTCCTCCCAGAGGGGTTAGTCCAAGTCGAATAAGGGCAACCAGTTCATCCAACCAATCCAACAATTCAATTTCCGTTCTTAGCTTTATTGCCGATtttaaaaaagggaaaaaagGTGCAGCCTACGTTGAAGATGCTCACCAATTAAGACTTCTCTATAACAGATACTTGCAATGGAGATTTGCCAATGCAAGAGCGGAGGATGCATTTTATGTCCAAAATGCAATTGTTGAG AAAACTTTGTATAATGTATGGAGCAATACCATGTCTATGTGGGAGTCAATTACTAGGAAGAGAATCTATCTCCAGCAGCTGCAGCTTGAGCTGAAGCTAAATTCTATTATGAATAATCAA ATGACCTACCTTGATGACTGGGCTACTCTTGAAAGCAATCATGTTGATGCTCTGTCTGGGGCTGTAGAAGACTTGGAGGCAAACACTCTTCGTCTTCCACTAACTGGAGGGGCAAAG GCAGATATTGAGCACTTGAAGGTTGCTATTTGTTCAGCTGTTGATGTCATGCAAGCTATGGGATCTGCAATCCGCCCTTTGCTCTCACGG GTGGAAGCCatgaataatttaatttctgaAGTTGCTATCGTATCAGCACAAGAGAAAGCCATGCTTGATGAATGTGAAGCGCTACTGGCTTTTTCAACATCCATGCAG GTTGAGGAATATAGCCTTCAAACGCATCTGATGCAAATCAAGCAAGCTTTGGAGGTAAAAAAGTAA